A DNA window from Haliovirga abyssi contains the following coding sequences:
- a CDS encoding 2-hydroxyacid dehydrogenase yields MVNMKIAFFDTKQYDENFFNNANKKYGFKLKYFKPHLSEDTVALSKGYDVVCVFVNDDINKNVINKLKENGVKLIALRCAGYNNVDLEAAKGKIKVVRVPSYSPYAVAEHTVALIMTLNRKIHKSYLRVREGNFTLNGLMGFDMHKKTAGIIGTGKIAKIVIKILNGFGMDVLAYDKYPDKKAEKELGFRYVTLKELYCKSDIISLHCPLTTETKYIINEESISNMKDGVMIINTGRGKLIDTKSIIKGLKTKKISAAGLDVYEEEDEYFFEDMSGEIITDDLLARLLTFNNVIVTSHQAFFTKEALYNITETTLGNIDSFFKGKIIENEIEYE; encoded by the coding sequence ATGGTTAATATGAAAATTGCTTTTTTTGATACAAAGCAGTATGATGAAAATTTTTTTAATAATGCAAATAAAAAATATGGTTTCAAATTAAAATATTTTAAACCACATTTAAGTGAAGATACAGTTGCTTTATCAAAAGGATATGATGTAGTTTGTGTATTCGTAAATGATGATATAAACAAAAATGTTATAAATAAATTAAAAGAAAATGGAGTAAAATTAATAGCACTTAGATGTGCAGGATATAATAATGTAGATTTGGAGGCAGCTAAAGGAAAAATAAAAGTGGTTAGAGTCCCAAGTTATTCGCCTTATGCAGTTGCAGAGCATACAGTAGCGCTTATTATGACTTTAAATAGAAAAATACATAAATCATATTTAAGAGTAAGAGAGGGTAATTTCACATTAAATGGGTTAATGGGATTTGATATGCATAAAAAAACTGCTGGTATAATAGGAACAGGGAAAATAGCTAAAATAGTAATAAAAATATTAAATGGTTTTGGAATGGATGTTTTGGCATATGATAAATATCCTGATAAAAAAGCAGAAAAAGAGTTAGGGTTTAGATATGTTACATTAAAAGAGTTGTATTGTAAATCTGATATAATATCATTACATTGTCCATTAACAACAGAAACAAAATATATAATAAATGAAGAGTCTATAAGCAATATGAAAGATGGAGTAATGATAATAAATACAGGAAGAGGAAAATTAATAGACACAAAATCAATTATAAAAGGATTAAAAACTAAAAAAATAAGTGCAGCAGGATTAGATGTGTATGAAGAGGAAGATGAATACTTTTTTGAAGATATGTCAGGAGAAATAATAACAGATGATCTGTTAGCGAGATTATTAACATTTAATAATGTAATAGTGACATCTCATCAGGCATTTTTTACAAAAGAGGCTCTATATAATATTACGGAGACTACTTTAGGGAATATAGATAGCTTTTTTAAGGGTAAGATTATTGAAAATGAGATTGAATATGAATAG